A single region of the Sphingomonas sp. LY29 genome encodes:
- a CDS encoding methyltransferase domain-containing protein translates to MHHTAAKIGGLVLKAYCPTADGDILEIGSLDVNGSLRAAAPPYRSYTGIDFEQGPGVDIVVQPGEEWPVEDASFDFVMASSVFEHDPAFWQTFNRMARKARPGGFLYVSAPSNGTIHRYPQDCWRFYPDAAPALVDWAAENGLQLTLVESFVAEREHDIWNDFCAVFRREPTDEPLPEKLVFEDHDCVNVRTWKSPDLIRPRDASQDMVLLSGQAAEIKRLNEHIADLGKAISDSQQAARDSSAAVQAAVEQELADASRQKTAFDSLEAALRESVASLSMQLDETKQRLAATRSEVETLNAEGAQTTAKLASAQEEVESSRKLLDEAEARERVHQEAIAQLQEQIFDAQRLSAEAQAHAAALREQFDSEAQRLRSNALDREEAEQALRTAAASVREAEQDAETARLDLAKCRDECNRLRTMINVAPASGDELPAMKSALQALDKENAAADARAARAEARLETCYAELAQLANTVLKAEGRVALGDETIRWLSEVYRSKNTKRSWYWSLMPEGWRKKREFAELKRKGLFDATAYETQYPDVKAAGLDPLYHYMFHGMHEKLEGRR, encoded by the coding sequence ATGCATCACACTGCGGCAAAGATCGGCGGCCTTGTGCTCAAGGCATATTGCCCGACCGCCGATGGCGACATTCTGGAGATCGGTTCGCTCGATGTGAACGGGTCCCTCAGAGCAGCCGCGCCGCCATACCGCTCCTACACCGGTATCGATTTCGAGCAGGGGCCGGGCGTGGATATCGTCGTTCAGCCGGGCGAGGAATGGCCGGTCGAGGATGCAAGCTTCGACTTCGTCATGGCATCCTCGGTCTTCGAGCATGACCCGGCATTTTGGCAGACCTTCAATCGAATGGCGCGCAAGGCGCGACCGGGCGGGTTCCTCTATGTCAGCGCACCGTCGAACGGGACGATCCATCGCTATCCGCAGGACTGCTGGCGGTTTTATCCCGACGCTGCGCCTGCCCTCGTCGACTGGGCGGCCGAAAACGGCCTGCAACTGACGCTGGTCGAAAGCTTCGTTGCCGAACGCGAGCATGACATCTGGAACGACTTTTGCGCGGTGTTCCGCCGGGAGCCGACTGACGAGCCACTTCCCGAGAAGCTCGTCTTCGAGGATCATGACTGCGTCAACGTCAGGACGTGGAAGTCGCCCGATCTGATCCGCCCCCGCGACGCGAGCCAGGACATGGTGCTGCTGAGCGGGCAGGCGGCGGAGATCAAGCGGCTGAACGAGCACATCGCCGATCTCGGAAAGGCGATCTCGGACTCGCAGCAGGCGGCGAGGGATTCGAGCGCAGCGGTGCAAGCGGCGGTGGAACAGGAACTGGCGGATGCCTCGCGCCAGAAAACGGCATTCGATTCGTTGGAAGCCGCCTTGCGGGAATCGGTCGCGTCACTCTCGATGCAACTCGACGAGACCAAGCAGCGTCTGGCGGCAACGCGTTCCGAGGTGGAGACCCTGAATGCGGAGGGCGCTCAGACGACGGCGAAGCTCGCCAGCGCGCAGGAAGAGGTAGAGTCAAGTCGGAAGCTGTTGGACGAGGCGGAGGCCAGGGAGCGCGTCCATCAGGAAGCGATCGCGCAACTTCAGGAGCAGATTTTCGATGCTCAGCGCCTATCAGCCGAGGCCCAGGCGCACGCCGCGGCGCTTCGGGAGCAATTCGACAGCGAGGCCCAACGATTGCGGTCGAATGCGCTTGATCGTGAAGAGGCGGAACAGGCGTTGCGCACCGCCGCTGCGAGCGTTCGCGAGGCGGAACAGGATGCCGAAACGGCGAGGCTCGATCTTGCCAAATGCCGGGACGAGTGCAATCGACTGAGGACGATGATCAACGTTGCTCCGGCCTCTGGCGACGAACTGCCGGCCATGAAATCCGCTCTGCAAGCCCTCGATAAGGAAAATGCCGCCGCCGACGCGCGCGCCGCCCGGGCCGAAGCGCGACTGGAAACCTGCTACGCTGAGCTGGCGCAGCTGGCCAACACGGTGCTGAAGGCCGAAGGGCGTGTCGCACTTGGCGACGAGACGATCCGCTGGCTCTCGGAAGTCTATCGGTCGAAAAACACCAAGCGCTCCTGGTACTGGTCGCTTATGCCCGAGGGATGGCGCAAGAAGCGGGAGTTTGCGGAGCTGAAGCGCAAAGGGCTCTTCGATGCGACCGCGTACGAGACCCAATACCCCGATGTGAAGGCGGCCGGGTTGGACCCGCTCTACCACTACATGTTCCACGGAATGCACGAGAAGCTGGAAGGCCGTCGATGA
- a CDS encoding capsule biosynthesis protein, translated as MNAPPTDQEILRAPTRKASRLKFLGRHRWFVVFVGLPTLLAILYYGLIASDVYISQSRFVIKTPGQKGMQTTTLASLIQTTGFSSGKDQTQEVIEYIQSRDALKALEGRVNVRQRYSQRDADFLSRFPEIFRDTSFENLYRYYGKKVNAEIDAESGMAVLEVRAFRPEDAFLINAQLLDLSETLINRLNQRAEGRAIAEAERRVTIAEDRVRNARSQMAEFRDRQEIVDPAKQATAALEISNELIAEQAALRSQLSLISRAAPRHPAIPALRSRISAIGQQIDAQSGRAVGGTNNIASKLSRFQQLELEQEFGTQTLTAATASLEQARTEAQKQQFYLERVVEPNKPDLPLLPNRLRSILVIFAASMCLYFIGWMLVVGILEHSPED; from the coding sequence ATGAACGCGCCTCCGACGGACCAGGAAATTCTCCGCGCCCCTACTCGCAAGGCGTCGCGCCTGAAGTTTCTAGGGCGGCACCGCTGGTTCGTGGTTTTCGTCGGGCTGCCGACGTTGCTCGCCATTCTCTATTACGGCCTGATCGCTTCGGACGTGTACATTTCCCAGTCGCGGTTCGTCATCAAGACACCGGGGCAAAAGGGCATGCAGACGACGACGCTGGCAAGCCTGATCCAGACGACCGGCTTTTCGAGCGGCAAGGATCAGACCCAGGAAGTCATCGAATATATTCAGTCGCGCGACGCGCTGAAGGCGCTCGAAGGACGCGTGAATGTCCGCCAGCGCTACTCGCAGCGCGATGCTGACTTCCTCAGCCGCTTCCCGGAGATTTTCCGCGATACCTCGTTCGAAAATCTCTATCGCTACTACGGCAAGAAGGTGAATGCGGAGATTGACGCCGAGAGCGGCATGGCCGTGCTCGAAGTGCGCGCCTTCCGACCTGAGGATGCCTTCCTCATCAACGCGCAATTGCTCGACCTCAGCGAAACGCTCATCAACCGCCTGAACCAGCGCGCCGAAGGCCGCGCCATCGCCGAGGCGGAGCGCCGCGTGACCATCGCGGAGGACCGTGTCCGCAATGCGCGCAGCCAGATGGCCGAATTCCGCGACCGTCAGGAAATCGTCGATCCGGCGAAGCAGGCCACCGCCGCGCTCGAAATTTCGAACGAACTGATTGCCGAGCAGGCGGCGCTTCGCTCGCAGCTGTCGCTCATCAGCCGCGCGGCGCCGCGTCATCCCGCGATCCCCGCCTTGCGGAGCCGCATCTCGGCGATCGGCCAGCAGATCGATGCACAATCGGGTCGGGCCGTCGGCGGTACCAACAACATCGCGTCAAAGCTGAGCCGCTTCCAGCAGCTCGAGCTTGAGCAGGAGTTCGGGACTCAGACCCTGACCGCCGCGACGGCGAGCCTGGAGCAGGCACGTACCGAGGCGCAGAAGCAGCAATTCTACCTTGAGCGGGTGGTCGAGCCGAATAAGCCTGATCTTCCCCTGCTGCCGAACCGCCTGCGCTCGATCCTCGTGATCTTCGCCGCTTCGATGTGCCTCTACTTCATCGGCTGGATGCTGGTGGTCGGCATTCTCGAGCACTCGCCCGAAGACTAG
- a CDS encoding ABC transporter permease — protein sequence MIRELVTRYGRENIGFLWIMVEPLLFAVLVGVMWRAMKGPEDHGVSVIAFVASGYIPITLFRHAVSRSVRVFTVNSSLMYHRQIKVLDFITVRFLVELIGAMMAYFFIVLILMQIGEFPVPDDLGKLLAGWFLYAFFCFSLCLILAPLSEKSDVLEKIIPVSTYIMIPFSGTFNMNAWLTPEAQAVMWYSPFVHAMEMMREGIFGQSVNAMYDWQMPFWTSVVCALIGLAMCRRVRRHLVVE from the coding sequence ATGATCCGCGAGCTCGTCACGCGCTACGGACGCGAGAACATCGGCTTCCTGTGGATCATGGTCGAGCCACTGCTGTTCGCGGTCCTCGTCGGCGTCATGTGGCGCGCGATGAAGGGGCCCGAAGATCACGGCGTCAGCGTCATCGCCTTCGTGGCGAGCGGATACATTCCCATCACCCTGTTCCGCCACGCGGTCAGTCGGTCGGTGCGGGTGTTCACGGTCAACAGCAGCCTGATGTACCACCGCCAGATAAAGGTGCTGGACTTCATCACGGTCCGGTTCCTGGTCGAGTTGATCGGCGCGATGATGGCCTATTTCTTCATCGTCCTGATCCTCATGCAGATCGGCGAATTCCCCGTTCCCGACGACCTCGGGAAGCTCTTGGCGGGGTGGTTTCTCTACGCCTTCTTCTGCTTTTCGCTCTGCCTGATCCTCGCGCCACTGTCGGAGAAATCGGACGTTCTCGAGAAGATCATTCCCGTGTCGACCTACATCATGATTCCGTTCTCGGGCACGTTCAACATGAACGCCTGGCTGACGCCCGAGGCGCAGGCGGTGATGTGGTATTCGCCGTTCGTCCACGCGATGGAGATGATGCGCGAAGGGATCTTCGGGCAAAGCGTCAATGCAATGTACGACTGGCAGATGCCCTTCTGGACCTCGGTGGTTTGCGCATTGATCGGGCTCGCGATGTGTCGCCGCGTCCGCCGTCATCTGGTGGTCGAATGA
- a CDS encoding ABC transporter ATP-binding protein yields the protein MITCEDLNKSYPMGRGRKHVLKGLNLSVSPGEKVGLLGRNGAGKTTLIKLIGGVELPTSGKITRRMSVSWPLGFGGGFQGSLTGYDNARFISRIYGHDYSTIKDYVEDFSELGKQLQMPVKTYSSGMRARLAFALSLVIEFDCYLIDEVILVGDQSFHRKCHYELFEKRADRTLILASHSAELIREFCDRAMVLHDGKGTTYGDVNEALEIYDKL from the coding sequence ATGATCACCTGCGAGGATTTGAACAAATCCTACCCGATGGGCCGCGGTCGCAAACATGTTCTCAAAGGGTTGAACCTCTCGGTCAGCCCTGGGGAGAAGGTCGGCTTGCTCGGGCGTAACGGGGCCGGCAAGACCACGCTGATCAAGCTCATCGGTGGGGTTGAACTGCCGACTTCGGGGAAGATCACCCGCCGAATGTCGGTCAGCTGGCCGCTGGGCTTTGGCGGCGGCTTTCAGGGGAGCCTGACGGGCTACGACAATGCCCGCTTCATCTCGCGCATCTACGGACACGATTATTCGACGATCAAGGATTACGTCGAGGACTTCTCCGAGCTCGGAAAACAGCTCCAGATGCCGGTGAAAACCTATTCGTCGGGCATGCGCGCGCGTCTTGCGTTCGCACTATCGCTGGTGATCGAATTCGACTGCTATCTGATCGACGAAGTCATCCTGGTTGGCGACCAGAGCTTCCACCGGAAGTGCCATTACGAATTGTTCGAAAAGCGGGCCGATCGCACGCTGATTTTGGCGTCGCACAGTGCCGAATTAATCCGCGAATTCTGCGATCGTGCGATGGTGTTGCACGACGGCAAGGGCACGACCTATGGCGACGTGAACGAAGCGCTGGAAATCTACGACAAGCTTTAA
- a CDS encoding DUF5672 family protein encodes MTKLSLPSVTLCAATSIHVQPTVAAIRESLRHVDVGDAVLFTEAEVDATAEAFRVVRIPAIASSQAYSDFILRDLVHHVRTDHCLITQWDGFVINAEAWDAAFSDVDYVGAPWPQFDDGHDVGNGGFSLRSRRLMAACLDPRFEGGMAEDIAIGRANRDLLEREHGIRFATRELAERFSFERGQPAGPTFGFHGIFNLIPLIGADRFWQLYEGLDGPGTAMRDFGILMRQLKSGPDAPRRRLKLTVDRLKYAMSPRRA; translated from the coding sequence GTGACGAAGCTCTCGCTACCCTCGGTGACGCTATGTGCGGCGACGTCGATCCATGTGCAGCCGACGGTCGCGGCGATACGAGAGTCACTGCGCCACGTCGATGTCGGCGATGCGGTCCTCTTCACCGAGGCCGAGGTCGACGCGACTGCCGAGGCGTTCCGCGTCGTCCGCATTCCGGCGATCGCGTCGTCGCAAGCCTATTCCGATTTCATCCTGCGCGATCTGGTTCATCACGTTCGCACCGACCACTGCCTGATCACCCAGTGGGACGGTTTTGTCATCAATGCGGAAGCATGGGATGCCGCATTTTCAGATGTCGACTATGTCGGCGCCCCATGGCCGCAATTCGACGATGGCCACGACGTCGGCAATGGCGGGTTCTCATTGCGAAGCCGCCGACTGATGGCGGCCTGCCTCGACCCACGCTTCGAAGGCGGCATGGCAGAGGACATTGCAATCGGGCGGGCCAATCGGGACCTACTGGAGCGAGAGCATGGCATTCGCTTCGCGACGCGCGAACTTGCCGAGCGTTTTTCGTTTGAGCGAGGGCAGCCGGCAGGGCCGACTTTCGGCTTTCACGGCATTTTCAACCTCATCCCCCTGATCGGGGCAGATCGATTTTGGCAACTCTATGAAGGGTTGGACGGGCCCGGAACCGCGATGCGCGATTTCGGCATCCTGATGCGCCAATTGAAGTCGGGTCCCGATGCGCCGCGCCGACGCTTGAAGTTGACTGTGGATCGACTGAAATACGCGATGAGTCCGCGTCGCGCTTAA
- the kdsB gene encoding 3-deoxy-manno-octulosonate cytidylyltransferase: protein MPSPSFAIIIPARYESSRFPGKPLAPLAGASGLLKPLIQRSWECAREVEGASDRIWVATDDDRIAEVVEGFGGQVVMTSTSCRNGTERCAEAITALDLDVDIIVNLQGDAPLSPPVIVQDLVKRLADEADAAMATPAVRCSPTLYRHLEDDAANGRVGGTTVVFDRASRALYFSKRMIPYLPDRAASVDAIPVFLHLGMYAYRPHALVDYLAATPSTLEEVEGLEQLRFLDIGLPVSVMQMDPLGWDSIELNNPSDVGAIERILVERGIA from the coding sequence ATGCCGTCGCCCAGCTTCGCGATCATCATTCCGGCGCGTTACGAATCCTCGCGCTTTCCGGGAAAGCCGCTTGCGCCGCTTGCCGGGGCGAGCGGACTGCTCAAGCCGCTGATCCAGCGGAGCTGGGAATGCGCCCGCGAAGTGGAGGGCGCATCCGACCGGATCTGGGTCGCGACCGACGACGATCGCATCGCGGAGGTCGTGGAGGGCTTCGGGGGGCAGGTCGTGATGACTTCGACCTCGTGCCGGAACGGAACCGAGCGGTGCGCGGAAGCAATCACAGCGCTCGACCTCGACGTCGACATCATCGTCAATTTGCAGGGGGATGCCCCCCTCTCCCCACCTGTGATCGTTCAGGACCTCGTCAAGCGGCTCGCGGACGAGGCGGACGCAGCCATGGCGACCCCGGCTGTGCGTTGTTCCCCGACGCTCTATCGCCACTTGGAGGACGATGCCGCCAACGGTCGCGTCGGTGGCACGACCGTCGTTTTCGACCGCGCCTCGCGCGCACTCTATTTTTCGAAGCGAATGATCCCCTATCTCCCGGACAGGGCAGCGAGCGTGGACGCGATCCCGGTGTTTCTCCACCTCGGCATGTACGCCTATCGACCGCACGCCCTCGTTGACTATCTCGCCGCGACCCCCTCGACGCTCGAAGAAGTCGAAGGGCTCGAGCAGCTCCGTTTTCTCGACATCGGATTGCCTGTCTCGGTCATGCAGATGGACCCGCTGGGGTGGGATTCGATCGAACTGAACAATCCAAGCGATGTCGGCGCGATCGAGCGGATCCTGGTCGAGCGCGGCATCGCTTGA
- a CDS encoding KpsF/GutQ family sugar-phosphate isomerase has product MTVQASVRRPPLNEMMLRRGAEVIAVEAEALQALAQSLDGTFVDACNTILSSTGRVVVTGMGKSGHIGRKWAATMAATGTPAIYVHPAEAAHGDLGMLIPGDVLIVISNSGNTSELRAFLSYAVSIGVKIIGVASRMESLVMQNADVRLLYPEAREACTVNIAPTTSTTMQLALGDAMALALMDSRGFSLDRMKVLHPGGSLGLRMTPVREVMHGPARMPLVDQATSMRDVILTMTSTGFGMAGVVDMAGRLVGVITDGDIRRHFDDLATAKAAEVMTADPITLCNDTIAEDALHLLNQNKITGAFVMDRRASVNANVPIGFVHIHDFLRIGLS; this is encoded by the coding sequence ATGACGGTTCAAGCAAGTGTTCGGCGACCACCGCTGAACGAGATGATGTTGCGCCGTGGGGCGGAAGTAATCGCGGTCGAGGCCGAGGCGCTGCAGGCGCTCGCGCAGTCGCTCGACGGAACCTTCGTTGATGCCTGCAATACCATCCTGTCCAGCACCGGCCGCGTGGTTGTCACCGGTATGGGCAAGTCGGGGCATATCGGTCGCAAATGGGCCGCAACCATGGCCGCGACGGGCACCCCCGCCATCTACGTTCACCCCGCCGAAGCAGCACATGGCGACCTGGGGATGCTTATTCCCGGCGACGTGCTGATCGTCATCTCCAACAGCGGCAACACCAGCGAATTGCGTGCTTTCCTCAGCTACGCGGTCAGCATTGGCGTCAAGATCATCGGCGTGGCCTCGCGCATGGAATCGCTGGTGATGCAGAATGCGGACGTTCGCCTTCTCTATCCCGAAGCGCGCGAGGCCTGCACGGTCAACATCGCCCCAACGACATCGACGACGATGCAGTTGGCGCTTGGCGATGCCATGGCGCTCGCCCTCATGGATTCTCGCGGTTTCTCGCTCGACCGGATGAAAGTCCTTCATCCAGGCGGGTCGCTTGGTCTTCGGATGACTCCGGTCCGGGAAGTGATGCACGGTCCGGCGCGGATGCCCCTAGTCGATCAGGCTACCTCGATGCGCGACGTCATCCTGACGATGACCTCGACCGGCTTTGGGATGGCGGGGGTCGTGGACATGGCCGGCCGGCTCGTCGGCGTGATCACCGATGGCGACATTCGCCGGCACTTCGACGATCTGGCCACTGCCAAGGCCGCGGAAGTGATGACCGCCGACCCGATCACCTTGTGCAACGACACAATTGCCGAGGACGCGTTGCACCTCCTGAATCAGAACAAGATCACCGGCGCGTTCGTCATGGACCGGCGCGCGAGCGTGAATGCCAACGTTCCTATCGGCTTCGTCCACATCCATGACTTCCTGCGGATCGGCCTAAGCTAA
- a CDS encoding outer membrane protein — protein sequence MKRIAYSALTTLVLLTAQQASAQGIQFNGVRAEGHIGGDRFYSEGNNDTHLGWGGAVGVDLRAGNLVFGPEGTFWNARGENITRDGAGVAERKSFEEWGVGARAGVLLSESTLLYGKGMFVVNEQRKRFIADNPLGSYYNHYRTRGWQVGAGIEQSLSPNFFVKAEGRYSNYRTNSSRLTALVGLGVRFGAATAAPPPPPPPPPPPPPPATQTCPDGSVILATDVCPAPPPPPPPPPPPPAPERG from the coding sequence ATGAAGCGTATTGCTTATAGCGCTCTGACGACCCTCGTTTTGCTGACTGCTCAGCAAGCGAGTGCGCAGGGAATTCAGTTCAACGGCGTCCGCGCCGAAGGACACATTGGTGGTGACCGGTTCTATTCGGAAGGCAACAATGACACGCACCTCGGTTGGGGTGGCGCAGTCGGTGTCGATCTTCGTGCCGGCAACCTCGTGTTCGGCCCGGAAGGCACCTTCTGGAACGCACGTGGCGAGAACATCACGCGCGACGGCGCCGGCGTTGCCGAGCGTAAGTCGTTCGAAGAGTGGGGCGTTGGCGCCCGCGCCGGCGTTCTGCTGTCGGAATCGACCCTGCTGTACGGTAAGGGCATGTTCGTCGTTAATGAACAGCGCAAGCGGTTCATCGCCGACAACCCCCTGGGCAGCTACTACAACCACTACCGCACCCGCGGTTGGCAGGTCGGTGCCGGCATCGAGCAGTCGCTTAGCCCGAACTTCTTCGTGAAGGCTGAAGGCCGCTACTCGAACTACCGCACGAACTCGTCGCGTCTGACGGCCCTCGTCGGCCTGGGCGTCCGCTTCGGTGCAGCGACTGCGGCCCCGCCGCCGCCGCCCCCGCCGCCGCCGCCCCCGCCGCCGCCTGCTACGCAGACGTGCCCGGACGGTTCGGTGATCCTGGCGACCGACGTGTGCCCGGCTCCGCCGCCGCCGCCGCCGCCGCCGCCGCCGCCGCCCGCTCCTGAGCGCGGCTAA
- a CDS encoding transporter: MQKIHLALSAIALVMPAAVSGQTVDEAPICTDRPAKANATCTVPPGALQLETGITSWSLTETGSTRTTATTFGGTTIKLGLTSRSDLQIGVVPLVGIRTEVSGTIERALGFGDVTVRYKHRLTPSDSRIQVGLIPFVKLPTAKRGIGNDEVEGGVAVPILVSTDTPYSIVFGPEVDILADGDGAGHHLQLVNLVNVSRPLSPRLTVVGELWAATNFVPADRTTAASADAALALALSRTLQVDLGANFGLSGPAPRVEVYAGASVRF; the protein is encoded by the coding sequence ATGCAGAAGATCCATCTGGCATTATCGGCGATCGCCCTCGTCATGCCCGCAGCCGTGAGCGGCCAAACGGTCGACGAAGCGCCGATCTGCACCGACCGACCCGCCAAGGCCAATGCCACCTGCACGGTTCCGCCGGGCGCGCTTCAGCTTGAGACAGGCATTACGTCGTGGTCGCTCACCGAAACGGGAAGCACGCGGACGACGGCAACAACATTTGGCGGCACAACGATCAAGTTGGGCCTCACCAGCCGATCGGACCTCCAGATTGGCGTCGTTCCGCTTGTCGGCATCAGGACGGAGGTGTCTGGCACCATCGAACGAGCGTTGGGGTTTGGCGACGTGACCGTCCGCTACAAGCATCGGCTGACTCCGAGCGATTCAAGAATTCAGGTGGGGCTGATCCCGTTCGTCAAACTGCCGACCGCCAAGCGTGGCATTGGCAACGACGAGGTCGAAGGTGGCGTGGCCGTCCCGATCCTGGTGTCGACCGACACGCCTTATTCGATCGTCTTCGGCCCAGAGGTCGACATTCTGGCCGACGGCGACGGCGCCGGACATCATCTTCAACTGGTCAATCTGGTCAATGTGTCGCGTCCGCTTTCGCCGCGCCTGACGGTCGTCGGAGAGCTTTGGGCCGCCACCAATTTCGTTCCGGCGGACAGGACGACCGCCGCCTCGGCCGATGCAGCCTTGGCCTTGGCCCTCAGCCGAACACTGCAAGTCGATCTCGGCGCCAATTTTGGGCTCAGTGGCCCTGCTCCCCGGGTGGAAGTCTATGCCGGGGCAAGTGTGCGGTTCTAG
- a CDS encoding potassium transporter Kup, with amino-acid sequence MTSQDSSAPYGPKESLPALMLGAIGVVFGDIGTSPLYAMKESFIGPHPLAVDQAHVFGVLSLVFWTLMMVVTAKYVMVAMRAENKGEGGSFALLALISRRVEGGKWTTGLVTLGVLATALFYGDAIITPAISVLSAVEGLTVAEARLAPLILPISIGILVGLFFIQARGTAKVGLLFGPIILVYFATLAVLGVTNIAAYPQIFGALNPYWAVNFFAIDPTKAFLALGSVVLAVTGAETLYADMGHFGRKAIGLSWLTLVYPCLMLCYFGQGALLLTNPEAVQNPFFYMAPEWARLPLVGIATLATIIASQAVISGAFSVTRQAVQLGFLPRLSIRHTSAKAAGQIYIPIVNWTLLAMVVLLVVGFGESTKLASAYGIAVTGTMFITTCMLAVVLFRVWKWNPILAGIVIGAFLLIDSAYLASNLTKFGDGGWFPLLVAAVIFVVLTTWAKGRRLLRERLAEEAMPLSVFIKSTAASLHRVRGTSVFMASSADTIPSALLHNIKHNQVLHERVVILTVLIDEVPHVAPHERSTISAAGEGVYRVILRYGFMDDTDVPGDLALVEACGAPFHMMTTSFFLGRQKLIASKRPGMALWREQLFAWMTKNSENAMEFFRLPTNRVVELGSQLEI; translated from the coding sequence ATGACAAGCCAAGACAGCTCCGCCCCTTATGGGCCCAAGGAATCGCTCCCCGCGCTAATGCTCGGCGCCATCGGCGTCGTGTTCGGCGACATCGGGACGTCGCCACTCTACGCCATGAAGGAAAGCTTCATCGGCCCGCACCCGTTGGCGGTTGACCAGGCGCATGTTTTCGGAGTGCTTTCGCTCGTCTTCTGGACGTTGATGATGGTCGTCACCGCCAAATATGTGATGGTCGCCATGCGTGCGGAGAATAAGGGCGAAGGCGGGTCTTTCGCCCTGCTCGCGCTGATCTCCCGGCGGGTCGAAGGCGGCAAGTGGACCACGGGGCTTGTCACGCTCGGCGTCCTCGCCACTGCGCTTTTCTACGGCGACGCGATCATCACGCCCGCGATCTCGGTGCTATCCGCGGTCGAGGGGCTGACCGTCGCCGAGGCCCGCCTTGCTCCGCTGATCCTGCCGATATCGATCGGCATCCTCGTCGGCCTCTTCTTCATCCAGGCGCGCGGCACTGCCAAGGTCGGCCTGCTCTTCGGACCGATCATCCTTGTCTATTTCGCAACGCTGGCCGTTCTGGGCGTGACCAACATCGCGGCGTATCCGCAGATTTTCGGCGCGCTCAATCCCTATTGGGCGGTGAACTTCTTCGCGATCGATCCCACCAAGGCATTCCTCGCCTTGGGCTCGGTCGTCCTAGCCGTCACCGGCGCGGAGACGCTTTACGCCGACATGGGTCATTTCGGGCGAAAGGCGATCGGGCTGAGCTGGCTGACCCTGGTCTACCCCTGCCTGATGCTTTGCTACTTCGGTCAGGGCGCCTTGCTGCTGACCAATCCCGAGGCGGTTCAAAATCCATTCTTCTACATGGCGCCGGAATGGGCTCGCCTGCCCTTGGTCGGCATTGCCACGCTGGCCACGATCATTGCCAGCCAGGCAGTTATCTCGGGCGCTTTTTCCGTCACCCGGCAGGCGGTTCAGCTAGGCTTCCTGCCGCGCCTGTCGATCCGGCACACCAGCGCCAAGGCCGCGGGCCAGATCTACATCCCGATAGTCAATTGGACACTGCTCGCCATGGTCGTGCTGCTGGTCGTGGGCTTCGGCGAATCGACGAAGCTGGCATCGGCATACGGTATCGCGGTCACCGGCACGATGTTCATCACGACCTGCATGCTGGCCGTCGTGCTGTTCCGCGTCTGGAAATGGAATCCGATCTTGGCCGGCATCGTCATCGGCGCGTTCCTGTTGATCGACAGCGCCTATTTGGCTTCGAACCTGACCAAGTTCGGCGACGGCGGCTGGTTTCCGCTGCTCGTCGCGGCCGTCATCTTCGTCGTGCTGACCACATGGGCGAAGGGACGACGCCTGTTGCGCGAGCGTCTGGCCGAAGAAGCGATGCCACTGTCGGTGTTCATCAAGTCGACCGCCGCATCGCTGCACCGGGTGCGTGGGACTTCGGTGTTTATGGCTTCGTCCGCCGACACCATCCCGTCCGCGCTGCTGCACAACATCAAGCACAACCAGGTGCTGCATGAACGCGTCGTCATCCTGACCGTACTGATCGACGAAGTGCCGCACGTGGCGCCCCACGAACGGTCGACGATCAGCGCCGCGGGCGAAGGCGTCTACCGGGTCATCCTGCGCTACGGCTTCATGGACGATACCGACGTGCCCGGCGACCTCGCCCTCGTCGAGGCGTGCGGCGCGCCCTTCCACATGATGACGACCAGCTTCTTCCTCGGTCGCCAGAAACTGATCGCATCGAAGCGGCCCGGCATGGCGCTGTGGCGCGAGCAATTGTTCGCGTGGATGACCAAGAACAGCGAGAATGCGATGGAATTCTTCCGCCTGCCGACGAACCGGGTCGTCGAACTTGGCAGCCAGCTGGAGATCTGA